One window from the genome of Salvia splendens isolate huo1 chromosome 9, SspV2, whole genome shotgun sequence encodes:
- the LOC121748889 gene encoding protein PSK SIMULATOR 3-like — protein MVRETAGETWFGNIWKSSRKSISWEPERPVVGILAFEISRLMSKLVSIWQSLTEGRVVRLREEIANSVGIQKLVSEDVDYLMELVLAEIVENLRSVAKSVVVFGKKCTDSEYHNLEIIFDDVVKIDPKWHSWQFKPKKMEKKVKKMERFVAATEQLFQELEVLAELEQSLRRTQAGADSGGVKLLEFQQKVVWQRQEVKNLREMSPWVKTYDYIVRLLLRSILTIVERIKTVYGTKQSGNVEGCIGNEHTNIDYLVCSNSMSTGRQMSFHQSQSNSSRFTVPLGRSFSNLGLGGGGKSKSKDIKNHRRSESSLSSGKQHPAKTRIFAPTGLTGCMTRGSESPVVDSCTPSCGSSARPYDVSLKHAIEVKNFKEVAVAYGGITSTKISLFNSKRHLLEASPSTLGYAALALHYANVIILIEKLASAPHLISLDARDDLYYMLPATIKSSLRAKLKTFSRTSASCFYDAAFAAQWSLAITTILDWLSPLAHNMVRWQSERNVERQRLVCGSNIHLVQTLYFAHQRETEAAIVELLMGLNYLSRFGSVSLKPFQESSCSQAYDGYAFPTDNMYYKIIDDSS, from the coding sequence ATGGTCAGAGAAACGGCTGGAGAGACGTGGTTTGGTAATATATGGAAGAGTTCGCGTAAGAGCATATCGTGGGAGCCTGAGAGACCAGTGGTTGGAATTTTGGCTTTTGAAATATCAAGGTTGATGTCGAAGTTGGTTAGTATATGGCAGAGTCTCACTGAGGGACGAGTTGTGAGGTTACGGGAAGAAATTGCAAACTCAGTCGGTATACAGAAGCTTGTTTCTGAAGATGTAGATTATCTTATGGAGCTTGTTCTTGCTGAGATAGTTGAGAATTTGAGAAGTGTGGCGAAGTCGGTGGTTGTGTTTGGAAAGAAGTGCACAGACTCGGAATACCACAATCTGGAAATAATTTTTGATGATGTAGTTAAGATTGATCCAAAGTGGCATAGTTGGCAGTTTAAGCCGAAGAAGATGGAGAAGAAAGTGAAGAAAATGGAGAGGTTTGTGGCGGCAACAGAACAGCTATTTCAAGAGCTTGAAGTGTTAGCGGAGCTTGAGCAGAGCCTGAGGCGTACGCAAGCTGGTGCAGATTCAGGTGGGGTGAAATTGCTTGAGTTCCAGCAGAAGGTCGTGTGGCAACGCCAGGAAGTGAAGAATCTTCGGGAGATGTCTCCTTGGGTTAAAACATATGATTACATTGTTCGGCTTCTTTTGAGATCTATTCTCACCATTGTTGAGAGGATCAAAACTGTTTACGGGACTAAACAGAGTGGAAATGTAGAAGGTTGCATTGGTAACGAACATACAAACATTGACTACCTTGTGTGTAGTAATTCCATGTCCACTGGGCGGCAAATGTCATTTCATCAATCACAATCCAACTCTTCCAGATTTACAGTTCCTTTAGGAAGGTCGTTTTCAAATTTGGGCCTTGGAGGAGGTGGCAAGAGCAAGTCAAAGGACATAAAAAACCATCGTCGGTCTGAATCATCTCTCTCCTCTGGGAAACAACATCCAGCAAAAACTCGAATATTTGCTCCTACTGGATTGACAGGATGCATGACCCGGGGAAGTGAATCTCCCGTTGTAGATAGTTGCACACCTTCATGTGGCAGCTCAGCCAGGCCATATGATGTTTCTCTAAAACATGCAATTGAAGTGAAAAATTTCAAAGAAGTGGCAGTCGCTTATGGTGGCATAACCTCTACAAAAATTTCTCTCTTTAATTCCAAACGGCATCTGCTGGAAGCTTCGCCTTCTACTCTTGGTTATGCTGCATTGGCCCTGCACTATGCCAATGTCATCATATTGATTGAAAAGTTAGCTTCCGCGCCTCATTTAATTAGCCTTGATGCAAGAGACGATCTTTACTATATGTTGCCTGCAACTATCAAAAGCTCTCTGAGGGCAAAGCTGAAAACATTTTCAAGAACTTCGGCTTCATGTTTCTACGATGCTGCATTTGCAGCTCAGTGGAGCTTAGCGATTACAACAATATTGGACTGGCTGTCTCCACTTGCTCATAACATGGTAAGATGGCAATCTGAGCGGAACGTTGAAAGGCAGAGATTGGTATGTGGGTCTAATATTCATCTTGTCCAGACACTTTACTTTGCACATCAAAGGGAGACAGAGGCAGCAATTGTAGAACTCCTGATGGGCTTAAATTACCTCTCTAGATTTGGAAGTGTTAGTCTGAAACCATTTCAGGAGTCATCGTGTAGTCAGGCATATGATGGTTATGCATTTCCCACTGATAACATGTACTACAAGATTATTGACGATTCATCATGA